Proteins from a single region of Chryseobacterium sp. W4I1:
- a CDS encoding long-chain fatty acid--CoA ligase, which produces MTIKRLFDIPHYALEKFPKTDMFVTKYQGEWKKTSTLEFVNQGNKISRGLLKLGIKPGDKIALITTNSRTEWAVMDFGLSQIGVVSVPVYPSISAEDYEFIFNNAEIQYCFVSDKELLAKVMKVKHNIPTLQGIFTFDNISGAANWKEIMDLGEDDSTQIEVEDLSKAINSEDLATIIYTSGTTGRPKGVMLTHHNIVSNVLGSLPRIPKKKSLDYKDTRVLSFLPICHIFERMLFYLFQYNGFSVYFAESIDKMGENVKEVKPHYMSVVPRLVEKVYDKIYNTGSSAGGLKSKIFFWALNLISKKKEISKPSGLQGIIADKLVFSKWREGLGGEIITLVSGSAALSTRLNLMFQNAGIPILEGYGLTETSPVISVNSFEKMKIGTVGRPLDNLQVKIQEDGEITVKGPSIFLGYFKNDEMTKEAFTDDGYFKTGDIGHIDSDGFLQITDRKKEMFKTSGGKYIAPQTIENLAKASKFIEQIMVVGDGEKMPCALVQPDFEFAKSWAMRNNINIGSTPAEIAKSPELKERIEKEMEGINEHLGNWEKIKRIELTPEVWAIDTGLLTPTLKLKRKAIKEKFIDLYNKMYEHHD; this is translated from the coding sequence ATGACAATCAAAAGATTATTCGATATTCCACACTACGCTTTAGAAAAGTTTCCTAAAACAGATATGTTTGTGACCAAATATCAGGGCGAATGGAAAAAAACCTCTACTTTAGAGTTTGTCAATCAGGGGAATAAAATATCCAGAGGACTTCTGAAACTGGGTATAAAACCTGGAGACAAAATTGCTTTGATCACTACCAATTCCCGTACGGAATGGGCAGTCATGGATTTTGGATTATCTCAGATCGGTGTAGTTTCCGTACCTGTATATCCGAGTATTTCTGCTGAAGATTATGAATTTATTTTTAATAATGCTGAAATACAGTACTGTTTCGTATCGGATAAAGAGCTTTTAGCCAAAGTGATGAAGGTAAAGCATAACATTCCTACTTTACAGGGGATATTTACCTTCGACAATATAAGCGGAGCCGCAAACTGGAAAGAAATTATGGATCTTGGTGAGGACGATTCTACGCAGATTGAAGTGGAAGACCTTTCCAAAGCGATCAATTCAGAAGATCTGGCAACTATTATTTATACTTCCGGAACTACGGGAAGACCCAAAGGTGTTATGCTTACCCATCATAATATCGTTTCCAATGTATTGGGCTCACTTCCTAGAATTCCTAAGAAAAAAAGCCTCGATTATAAAGATACAAGAGTATTGAGCTTTCTTCCCATCTGTCATATTTTTGAAAGAATGCTTTTTTACCTTTTCCAGTACAACGGTTTTTCTGTTTATTTCGCTGAAAGCATCGATAAAATGGGGGAAAATGTAAAAGAAGTAAAGCCTCATTATATGAGTGTTGTACCGAGATTAGTGGAAAAGGTGTATGATAAAATTTACAACACCGGTTCTTCAGCCGGCGGACTTAAATCAAAAATATTTTTCTGGGCTTTAAATTTAATCAGTAAGAAGAAAGAAATCTCCAAACCTTCGGGACTACAGGGGATCATTGCAGATAAACTGGTCTTCTCTAAATGGAGAGAAGGTCTGGGAGGAGAAATCATCACCTTGGTTTCTGGTTCTGCAGCATTGTCCACCAGATTAAATCTGATGTTCCAGAATGCTGGCATTCCTATTCTGGAAGGGTATGGACTGACAGAGACCTCACCGGTAATTTCTGTAAACAGTTTTGAGAAAATGAAAATCGGTACCGTTGGAAGACCACTGGATAATTTACAGGTGAAAATTCAGGAAGATGGTGAAATAACGGTAAAAGGCCCGTCTATTTTTCTGGGATATTTCAAAAATGATGAAATGACCAAGGAAGCTTTTACTGATGACGGATATTTTAAAACAGGAGATATCGGGCATATTGACAGTGACGGATTTTTGCAGATTACGGATCGTAAAAAAGAAATGTTTAAAACCTCAGGTGGAAAATATATTGCACCACAAACCATTGAAAATCTGGCTAAAGCATCCAAGTTCATTGAACAGATCATGGTGGTAGGAGACGGCGAAAAAATGCCATGTGCTCTGGTACAGCCTGATTTTGAATTCGCAAAAAGCTGGGCAATGAGAAATAATATAAATATTGGATCTACACCAGCAGAAATTGCAAAAAGTCCGGAATTAAAGGAAAGAATTGAAAAAGAAATGGAGGGCATCAATGAGCATCTAGGAAATTGGGAAAAAATCAAAAGGATTGAACTAACACCTGAAGTATGGGCGATTGATACGGGGCTTCTAACGCCTACCTTAAAGCTTAAAAGAAAGGCTATCAAAGAGAAATTTATAGATCTGTACAATAAAATGTACGAGCATCACGATTAA
- a CDS encoding ion transporter codes for MEREHNLVPEDKLWKRFLYRVIYRADTRLGKLFDITLLSLILISTAIIMMESVPQLDKRFHYTFLILEWIISIFFTVEYWMRISVLKNKKSYIFSFFGIIDFLALVPFYLSFFFPVTKYFLIFRMLRMLRIFRIFNLLDFMNDGYLIVRALKNSSRKIYIFLLFLIIFSVIVGSLMFMVEGGRPGFETIPQAIYWAVVTVTTVGYGDVSPITPMGKFFAVILMLAGYSIIAVPTGIVTAEMRNKRQNLEKICDQCGNEDIDDDARYCKQCGKKLA; via the coding sequence ATGGAAAGAGAACATAATCTTGTTCCTGAAGACAAGCTTTGGAAAAGATTTCTGTACAGGGTCATCTACCGTGCCGACACCAGACTCGGAAAGCTATTTGATATTACCCTGTTATCTCTGATTCTTATAAGTACCGCCATTATTATGATGGAAAGTGTACCTCAACTTGACAAAAGGTTCCATTATACATTTCTAATACTGGAATGGATTATTTCTATTTTTTTCACGGTTGAATATTGGATGCGTATCAGTGTTTTAAAGAATAAGAAGAGCTATATTTTCAGTTTTTTCGGGATTATAGATTTCCTGGCGCTTGTTCCGTTTTATCTGAGCTTTTTCTTCCCTGTGACGAAATATTTTTTGATCTTCAGGATGCTGAGAATGCTGAGAATCTTCAGAATCTTCAATCTGTTGGATTTTATGAATGATGGGTACCTTATTGTCCGTGCTTTAAAGAACAGCTCGAGAAAAATTTATATTTTCCTATTGTTTCTCATCATTTTTTCTGTAATCGTAGGCTCGCTGATGTTTATGGTGGAAGGGGGAAGGCCAGGTTTTGAAACAATTCCACAGGCTATTTACTGGGCAGTTGTTACCGTGACAACTGTTGGATACGGCGATGTATCCCCTATTACTCCGATGGGTAAATTTTTTGCCGTTATTCTTATGCTTGCAGGTTATTCTATTATTGCTGTTCCCACAGGAATTGTAACAGCAGAAATGCGGAATAAGAGACAGAATCTGGAAAAGATCTGTGACCAGTGCGGGAATGAGGATATTGATGATGATGCAAGGTATTGCAAGCAGTGTGGCAAGAAATTAGCTTAG
- a CDS encoding acyl-CoA dehydrogenase, whose amino-acid sequence MDFNLSEEQLMIQQAARDFAQNELLPEVIERDREQKFPTEQVKKMGEMGLLGMMVDPQYGGAGMDSVSYVLAMEEIAKIDASAAVVMSVNNSLVCAGLEKFASEEQKVKYLTPLASGKVIGAFALSEPEAGSDATSQKTTAEDKGDYYLLNGIKNWITNGGTASYYIVIAQTDPEKKHKGINAFIVERGWEGFEIGVKEDKLGIRGSDTHSLIFNNVKVPKENRIGEDGFGFNFAMAVLNGGRIGIASQALGIASGAYELALKYAKTRKAFKTEIINHQAIAFKLADMATQITAARMLCFKAAVEKDAGKDISESGAMAKLYASQVAMDTTIEAVQIHGGYGYVKEYHVERMMRDAKITQIYEGTSEIQKIVISRSIAK is encoded by the coding sequence ATGGACTTTAATTTATCGGAAGAACAGCTGATGATTCAGCAGGCCGCAAGAGATTTTGCACAAAACGAACTATTGCCCGAAGTTATCGAGAGAGACCGCGAGCAGAAGTTCCCTACTGAGCAGGTGAAGAAAATGGGTGAAATGGGACTTTTGGGAATGATGGTGGATCCTCAGTACGGTGGTGCTGGGATGGATAGCGTTTCTTACGTTCTGGCAATGGAAGAGATCGCAAAAATAGATGCTTCTGCAGCTGTTGTAATGTCCGTAAACAATTCATTGGTATGCGCAGGTCTTGAAAAATTTGCATCCGAAGAGCAAAAAGTGAAATATCTTACGCCTCTTGCAAGTGGAAAAGTAATCGGGGCTTTTGCATTATCTGAGCCTGAAGCAGGTTCTGATGCTACTTCTCAGAAAACAACAGCAGAAGATAAAGGAGATTATTATCTTTTAAACGGGATCAAAAACTGGATAACGAACGGTGGAACTGCTTCTTACTATATCGTAATTGCACAGACAGATCCTGAGAAAAAACATAAAGGAATTAACGCTTTCATTGTAGAAAGAGGATGGGAAGGCTTTGAGATCGGGGTGAAAGAAGACAAATTGGGAATCAGAGGAAGTGATACACACTCTTTGATCTTCAATAATGTAAAAGTACCGAAGGAAAACAGAATCGGGGAAGACGGTTTCGGATTCAATTTTGCAATGGCCGTATTGAACGGAGGAAGAATAGGGATTGCTTCTCAGGCTTTAGGTATTGCTTCAGGAGCCTATGAATTAGCTTTAAAATATGCTAAAACAAGAAAAGCTTTCAAAACAGAGATCATCAACCACCAGGCTATCGCATTTAAATTAGCAGATATGGCGACTCAGATCACTGCTGCAAGAATGTTATGCTTCAAGGCTGCTGTTGAAAAAGATGCAGGAAAAGATATCTCTGAAAGTGGTGCAATGGCCAAATTATATGCTTCTCAGGTGGCAATGGATACTACTATTGAAGCGGTACAGATCCACGGAGGTTACGGATACGTAAAAGAATATCACGTAGAAAGAATGATGAGAGATGCTAAGATCACTCAGATTTATGAAGGTACTTCCGAGATTCAGAAAATTGTGATCTCAAGAAGCATCGCAAAATAA
- a CDS encoding Nif3-like dinuclear metal center hexameric protein, translated as MTISEVISKIETRIPLQQAEAFDNVGLLCGVPDRNVSGILVCHDALENVVNEAIQKNCNLIVCFHPIIFSGLKSLTGKNYVEKAVLRAIENKIAIYAIHTAFDNDLFGVNHGICSQLGLKNMKILQPKKNNLKQLTVFVPKDHSEQVKEALFSAGAGNIGFYDECSFTLNGKGTFRPVEGSNPFSGQQNIRENADEDMISVIFEDYKQGRIISAMKTAHPYEEVAHQVYNLDNDNQHSGLGMYGEFEEEMDEEDFLRLVKQKFGIEVIKHSDFLHKKIKRVGVLGGSGASGIKSALAQKCDAYLTGDIKYHDYFMAESKMLICDIGHYESEQFVTQQLFEILSQKFSTFAISKSIEKTNPVNYFI; from the coding sequence ATGACAATAAGCGAAGTAATTTCAAAAATAGAAACCCGTATTCCCCTGCAGCAGGCAGAAGCTTTTGATAATGTAGGACTGCTTTGCGGAGTTCCCGACCGTAACGTTAGCGGGATACTCGTCTGCCATGATGCGCTAGAGAATGTTGTAAATGAGGCTATACAAAAAAACTGCAATCTTATCGTATGTTTTCATCCCATTATCTTTTCGGGATTAAAATCTCTTACCGGAAAAAATTATGTTGAAAAAGCAGTCTTGAGAGCTATAGAAAATAAAATAGCCATTTATGCCATCCATACAGCCTTTGATAATGATTTATTTGGAGTGAACCACGGCATCTGCAGCCAGTTGGGATTGAAAAATATGAAAATTCTTCAGCCTAAGAAAAATAATTTAAAACAGCTAACAGTTTTTGTTCCGAAAGACCATTCCGAGCAGGTAAAAGAAGCTCTTTTTTCTGCAGGAGCAGGAAATATAGGTTTTTATGACGAATGCAGTTTCACCCTCAACGGGAAAGGAACATTCAGACCGGTAGAAGGCTCAAACCCTTTTTCGGGCCAACAGAATATCCGTGAAAATGCTGATGAAGATATGATTTCTGTTATTTTTGAAGATTATAAACAGGGCCGGATCATTTCAGCAATGAAAACTGCTCATCCTTATGAAGAAGTGGCCCATCAGGTTTATAATCTGGATAATGACAACCAACATTCAGGACTGGGAATGTACGGAGAGTTTGAAGAAGAAATGGATGAAGAAGATTTTTTAAGATTAGTGAAGCAAAAATTTGGCATTGAAGTAATTAAGCATTCTGATTTTCTTCATAAGAAAATCAAAAGAGTAGGAGTTCTTGGAGGATCCGGAGCCAGCGGAATCAAATCTGCTTTAGCTCAGAAATGTGATGCCTACCTCACGGGAGATATAAAATACCACGATTATTTTATGGCAGAATCTAAAATGCTGATCTGTGACATAGGCCATTATGAATCTGAACAATTTGTAACTCAACAATTATTTGAAATTTTGTCACAAAAATTTAGTACATTTGCAATTTCAAAATCTATTGAGAAAACCAACCCAGTAAATTATTTCATTTAA
- a CDS encoding GEVED domain-containing protein gives MKKFLLANLIMISACSFAQTYCTPEFFYGCDGGDMIDSFTIASAGFSHLDTGCSQASYEDYTAQIINMNAGVNYAFNITHDFEDQNVRIWIDFDSNGTFDDAAPELVAEASSGNELFTNGVIAIPSSVTPGTYRMRVGDRYSSQPEPCNTGGYGEAHDYTVVIGAAPSCLAPNNLTSGTVTSNSASISWAAPTSTVGVGYEYYYSTTNTTPLSTTAATGSVGASALSAPLNTLTPATTYYIWIRSVCSAADRSGWSVGTTFTTDCAVIVPTTAYTNDFSTFPGDCWEQASGGDATTGPTDTDELWYQGDFLNAGDDSAVVNLFSDGNAGWLKTVPFDLSAGGYKVSFDYGVTEFFGTNSSAMGSDDVVQFLVSGDGGATWTVLQTWDGANAPSNTSTPYSYNLTSYTGANTVFAFYASDGSVNDSEDYEFFIDNFKVESATLATLEASKDKENIKAYPNPFTDVLNISNADRVKSISVSDVSGRLVKTIDQPSSALHLGDLKQGLYFISLNMKDGSKQSIKAIKK, from the coding sequence ATGAAAAAGTTTTTACTTGCGAATTTAATAATGATTAGTGCATGTTCCTTTGCACAGACTTATTGTACACCGGAGTTTTTCTATGGATGTGACGGAGGAGATATGATAGATAGTTTTACCATTGCCTCGGCTGGATTTAGCCATCTTGACACCGGATGCTCCCAGGCATCCTATGAAGATTATACTGCCCAGATCATTAATATGAATGCAGGTGTTAATTATGCTTTCAATATTACCCATGATTTTGAAGATCAGAATGTACGGATCTGGATCGATTTTGATAGTAACGGAACCTTTGATGATGCTGCCCCGGAATTGGTGGCTGAAGCTTCAAGCGGGAACGAATTATTTACCAATGGTGTCATAGCAATTCCTTCCTCAGTTACTCCCGGAACTTACAGAATGAGAGTGGGAGACCGGTATTCCAGCCAACCTGAACCTTGTAATACAGGTGGTTATGGGGAGGCTCATGATTATACAGTTGTGATAGGAGCTGCTCCAAGCTGTCTGGCACCAAATAATTTAACTTCTGGTACTGTTACATCAAACTCAGCTTCTATTTCCTGGGCAGCCCCAACAAGCACTGTTGGAGTCGGTTATGAATATTATTATTCTACAACCAACACAACACCGTTAAGTACTACTGCTGCTACAGGAAGTGTTGGCGCCTCTGCTTTATCAGCCCCGTTAAATACTTTAACGCCTGCCACTACTTATTACATATGGATAAGATCCGTATGCAGTGCTGCAGACAGAAGTGGATGGTCTGTGGGAACAACATTTACAACTGACTGTGCTGTTATAGTGCCTACAACCGCTTACACCAATGATTTCTCTACATTCCCTGGAGATTGCTGGGAACAGGCTTCCGGTGGAGATGCCACTACAGGGCCTACAGATACAGACGAATTGTGGTATCAGGGAGATTTCCTGAATGCAGGTGATGATTCCGCAGTAGTAAATTTATTTTCTGATGGTAATGCAGGGTGGCTTAAGACCGTTCCTTTTGATCTTTCGGCCGGAGGATATAAGGTGAGTTTTGATTACGGGGTGACAGAATTTTTCGGAACCAATTCTTCCGCTATGGGATCTGATGATGTAGTCCAGTTCTTAGTATCCGGTGATGGAGGAGCTACATGGACGGTTCTGCAGACATGGGATGGAGCTAATGCACCATCTAACACCTCAACGCCTTATTCCTATAATTTAACCTCTTATACGGGAGCAAATACAGTCTTTGCATTTTATGCTTCCGACGGATCTGTAAATGATTCTGAAGATTACGAATTCTTTATTGATAATTTTAAAGTAGAATCTGCAACACTTGCAACATTGGAAGCTTCCAAAGACAAAGAAAATATTAAGGCCTATCCAAATCCTTTTACTGATGTGCTGAATATTTCAAATGCAGACCGCGTAAAATCTATATCAGTTTCTGATGTTTCCGGAAGATTGGTGAAAACTATTGATCAGCCGTCTTCAGCGCTGCATTTAGGAGATCTGAAACAAGGGCTTTATTTTATTAGTTTAAATATGAAAGACGGTTCCAAGCAGAGTATTAAAGCGATTAAAAAATAA
- a CDS encoding zinc ribbon domain-containing protein has protein sequence MAKTNDISVEEKLRALYDLQIIDSRLDEIRNTRGELPIEVEDLEIEIEGLEKRAEKFHADIKEQEDQIKTKQEVINHAKTLIEKYKSQQDNVRNNKEFEALGKEMEFQDLEIQLADKRIKEFGVKIAHKNETLSELNEKISDLKNHLKFKKEELDGLVSETQKEEEYLIEQSKEYAGKIDERLLASYNRIRKSSINGLAVVGLERGAPKGSFFTIPPQKQMEIAQRKKIIIDEHSGKILVDDELVMEENDRMKSVIKF, from the coding sequence ATGGCAAAAACCAACGATATTTCAGTTGAAGAAAAATTAAGAGCTTTATACGATTTACAGATCATTGATTCAAGATTGGATGAAATCCGAAATACCAGAGGAGAATTGCCAATTGAAGTTGAAGATCTTGAAATTGAGATCGAAGGTCTTGAAAAAAGAGCTGAAAAATTTCATGCAGATATCAAAGAGCAGGAAGATCAGATCAAAACAAAGCAGGAAGTGATTAACCATGCAAAAACTTTAATTGAAAAATACAAATCTCAGCAGGATAATGTAAGAAACAATAAAGAGTTTGAAGCATTAGGAAAAGAAATGGAATTCCAGGATCTGGAAATTCAGCTTGCTGATAAAAGAATTAAAGAATTCGGAGTTAAAATTGCTCACAAAAATGAAACTTTAAGTGAACTTAACGAAAAAATCAGTGATCTGAAGAACCATTTAAAATTCAAAAAAGAAGAATTGGATGGTCTTGTTTCTGAAACTCAAAAAGAAGAAGAATATTTAATAGAGCAGTCTAAAGAGTATGCAGGTAAGATTGACGAAAGATTACTGGCTTCTTATAACAGAATCAGAAAAAGCTCTATCAACGGACTTGCTGTTGTAGGATTAGAAAGAGGAGCTCCGAAAGGTTCATTCTTCACAATTCCTCCTCAGAAGCAGATGGAGATTGCTCAGAGAAAGAAAATCATTATCGATGAACATTCAGGAAAAATCCTTGTGGATGATGAATTGGTAATGGAAGAAAATGACAGAATGAAATCTGTAATTAAATTTTAA
- a CDS encoding T9SS type A sorting domain-containing protein: MCLVFLTMGIKAQTTVTIGTGATIASAGTNGDPIYRSSGASAYHYSKSVQLLTAADLTTASVVSGASINSIGYYKTTAFNVSGSNAWTLNVYLKNSSATGLVSGTAWDTMISGATLFYSATINNTNNFPAAADWVTFTNNTANTFSYTGGAIEVYIDWVPSGTLTSPYTGGAFQWKYDTTTSAQAMGTSNSAAIAGTNTSYTTQTRRYQTQLTYTAIACSGAPNPGNALASATSGTCSTPYSTTLSLQNSTTGTGVSYQWYNNAGAIAGATSSIYTTTISAADSFYCAVTCSGSGITTNSGPISVSGPPAAISPNYTNDFATFPGGCWSLANGGTPATGPGTGTSNYWAADGFLNSGTTGAAKINLYTTGRQGWLKSPAFNLSAGGYRVKFDYGLTSYAATTSSTMGSDDVVQFVVSTDGGTTWMVLQTWDASNTPSNTLNTYVFDLSNFIGNNTIFAIYGSDGTVDDAQDYEFFVDNFVVESIPACDTPTGLTSSLITHNSATISWAALGTAPANGYEYYYSTTNSAPASGTATTAVSQNLISLLPQTIYYYWVRSMCAGTQSAWVSGTFTTLATPPVNDNCSSAVNLTVNPDYACGAITSGTTVSATASTETAPTCAASGTNDDVWYKFTATNTAHRVTLSNVSGSTDMAMAAYSGSCGSLVHVLCSDPNTMNLTGLTVGEEYKVRVWTYTSTVSTTATFDICVGTPPPPPPPPANDNCSSAVNLTVGGAFAQNAVTGTTVGATNTPALTASCLTAPTNVAGNVWYKIVVPASGSVTIETDTDTGTALDDTVMSVFADCTSTTSVTCDDDTGNGNFSKVVLTGQTPGATLYVSVWRYSNAGGGTDGTFKISAYDSSLLATSEVSAAKNELKAYPNPFADVLNISDISKVKSVSVVDLAGRLVKTIDNPSSALQLGDLKQGMYLVTLNMKDGSKQTIKAIKK, translated from the coding sequence ATGTGCTTAGTCTTTCTCACTATGGGAATAAAGGCACAAACTACTGTAACCATAGGTACAGGAGCTACTATAGCTTCTGCCGGTACTAATGGTGACCCTATTTACCGTTCGAGTGGTGCCAGTGCATATCATTATTCGAAATCGGTACAACTGCTCACTGCTGCTGATTTAACGACTGCATCTGTTGTTTCAGGAGCATCAATAAATAGCATTGGATACTATAAGACAACAGCCTTTAATGTATCTGGTTCTAATGCTTGGACTTTAAATGTGTATCTTAAAAATAGTTCTGCAACTGGATTAGTTAGTGGAACAGCTTGGGATACAATGATTAGCGGTGCTACCTTGTTTTACAGTGCTACGATTAATAATACTAACAACTTCCCCGCAGCTGCAGACTGGGTGACCTTTACAAATAATACAGCAAACACTTTCAGCTATACAGGAGGTGCTATTGAAGTATACATTGACTGGGTTCCTTCAGGAACTCTTACAAGTCCTTATACCGGTGGAGCGTTCCAATGGAAATATGACACTACTACATCTGCTCAGGCTATGGGTACAAGTAATTCGGCAGCTATTGCTGGAACAAATACTTCTTATACTACTCAGACCAGAAGATATCAAACACAACTGACCTATACTGCAATAGCATGTTCTGGAGCTCCTAATCCTGGAAATGCGCTTGCAAGTGCCACAAGTGGAACGTGTTCTACTCCTTATTCAACTACATTAAGTTTACAAAACTCTACAACAGGAACAGGTGTTTCTTATCAATGGTATAACAATGCAGGGGCAATTGCAGGAGCAACAAGCTCAATATATACTACAACGATAAGTGCTGCTGATTCTTTCTATTGTGCTGTTACATGCTCAGGCTCTGGTATAACAACAAATTCAGGTCCTATTTCAGTATCAGGCCCTCCTGCTGCAATATCCCCTAATTATACTAATGATTTTGCTACATTTCCTGGAGGATGTTGGTCTCTGGCTAACGGCGGAACACCAGCTACAGGACCTGGTACAGGTACTAGTAACTACTGGGCTGCTGATGGTTTCTTGAACTCAGGAACTACAGGAGCAGCCAAAATCAATCTTTATACAACTGGCAGACAAGGATGGTTGAAATCTCCTGCTTTTAATTTATCTGCAGGTGGTTATAGAGTCAAGTTTGATTATGGTTTAACTTCCTATGCAGCTACAACATCTAGCACTATGGGTTCTGATGATGTTGTTCAGTTTGTTGTTTCTACAGATGGTGGAACTACTTGGATGGTATTACAAACATGGGATGCGTCCAACACACCTAGTAATACTTTAAATACCTATGTTTTTGATTTATCTAACTTCATAGGAAATAATACGATATTTGCGATATATGGAAGTGATGGTACAGTAGATGATGCCCAAGATTATGAGTTCTTTGTAGATAACTTTGTAGTAGAGTCTATTCCTGCTTGTGATACCCCAACAGGTCTAACCAGCTCATTAATTACTCATAATTCTGCCACTATTTCTTGGGCAGCTCTTGGTACAGCTCCTGCAAATGGATATGAGTATTATTATTCTACAACTAATAGTGCTCCCGCATCCGGAACTGCTACTACAGCTGTTTCTCAGAATCTTATTTCCCTATTGCCACAAACTATTTACTACTATTGGGTAAGATCTATGTGTGCAGGTACACAAAGTGCTTGGGTATCTGGAACTTTCACAACATTGGCAACTCCTCCTGTAAATGACAACTGCTCTTCTGCGGTAAACTTGACAGTAAATCCAGACTATGCATGTGGGGCTATTACTTCAGGAACAACGGTTAGTGCGACAGCATCTACAGAAACTGCACCAACGTGTGCTGCATCCGGTACAAATGATGATGTATGGTATAAATTTACCGCTACAAATACTGCGCACAGAGTTACCCTTTCTAATGTATCTGGATCAACAGATATGGCAATGGCTGCGTATAGTGGCAGTTGCGGAAGCTTGGTGCATGTTCTGTGTAGTGATCCTAATACAATGAACTTAACAGGCCTAACTGTTGGTGAGGAATACAAAGTAAGAGTATGGACTTACACTTCAACAGTATCCACCACTGCTACATTTGATATTTGTGTAGGAACTCCTCCTCCTCCTCCGCCGCCGCCTGCAAATGACAACTGCTCTTCTGCGGTAAACTTGACAGTGGGTGGTGCGTTTGCTCAGAATGCAGTAACAGGAACTACTGTAGGTGCTACGAATACACCAGCATTAACGGCCAGCTGTCTTACAGCACCAACAAATGTTGCAGGAAATGTATGGTATAAAATTGTGGTTCCTGCTTCGGGTAGTGTTACTATTGAAACAGATACAGATACGGGTACAGCATTAGATGATACCGTAATGTCAGTCTTTGCAGATTGTACTAGTACTACTTCTGTTACTTGTGATGATGATACTGGTAATGGTAACTTCTCTAAAGTTGTTTTAACAGGTCAGACACCAGGTGCGACATTATATGTGAGTGTGTGGAGATATTCTAATGCAGGAGGAGGTACAGATGGTACGTTTAAGATTTCTGCTTATGACTCATCATTATTAGCAACTTCAGAAGTTTCAGCAGCGAAAAACGAACTTAAGGCCTATCCGAATCCTTTTGCAGATGTCTTGAACATTTCCGATATCTCTAAAGTAAAATCAGTATCAGTTGTTGATCTTGCAGGAAGACTAGTAAAAACAATAGACAACCCTTCTTCAGCTCTTCAATTAGGAGACTTGAAACAAGGAATGTATCTTGTAACGCTAAACATGAAAGACGGATCTAAACAAACGATCAAAGCTATTAAAAAATAA